The genomic interval CGTCTTTGAGCCCCTTGATACTCTTGTCATCTCCGACTCCGATGAACAACTTTCCACCACCGGTATTGGCAAAAGCTACCATTTCCCGGACAATCTTTTCAGGATGATTGGATTTCAGTTTGAATTCCACGTGCTCACCCTCACCTTTTTTTACTAACTCTTTCAGCAATCGAAGTTCCATCAGTAGAATGGATGAATATCTGAATTATGACAAAATCATCTGGATTAATCTTTCTGCCCTTTCTTAGATAACGTTAACAATTTACATTTTTGGATATTATAAAAAAATTTGTCTGCTACTTTTTAATAAAAATCATTGGAAACAAAAAAAACGGCACTTGATAGTGCCGTTCTCTTATTTTAATATTCGTCTTCGTTAAAAAAGAAGTCATCTTTTGTCGGATAATCCGGCCAAATTTCCTCAATGCTTTCATAAGGCTGACCGTCATCTTCAAGTTCTTGTAAGTTTTCAACTACCTCTAACGGAGCGCCTGTTCTGATTGCAAAGTCAATTAGCTCGTCTTTGGTAGCTGGCCAGGGAGCATCTTCAAGATATGACGCAAGTTCGAGTGTCCAGTACATAGTATTTTCGCCTATTAATAGTTACTAACAATTTTTGCAAAAGTAAAAAAATTTGCCTCTTTTAATAGCTTTAAGCGAAAAAAAGAAAAATAATTGTTTTTTGAGGAAAAATATTTTTCTTTTTAATATAAAATATTGACTATCAAATTATTATATTTTATCAATATAAGAAAAAATCCTTTAAGTCACTTGTGATAATTATATTAAATACCTGCTACATTGGAGTTACTTGATTGTAGCAAAAAGAAAATTAATAACAAATTCATTGCATGCCGTAGCCATACCACATTAATTAATAGTACCGTAACCACGTCATGGAAGTTGGTCTAAGCTACTTTAATATCTGCAAACAGGTAGTATCGATGGTACATTATTACGGTCTTCATGGTAATTCACTCCTTGTTTTGTAATTTTCCCAATCATTTAGTACACAATATATATGACTATTGAAGTTTGTGCCTATTCTCTGGAGTCCTGTATCAATGCACAGGCCGGTGGCGCGGGAAGAATTGAATTATGCGGCGGATTAGGTGAAGGCGGAACAACCCCAAGTGCAGGACTTATTGAATTGGTTCGTGAGCACATCCAGATTCAACTTTACGTAATGATAAGGCCACGCGGAGGTGATTTTGTATATGACGTGTTTGAGGAGGAAATCATGAGGAAAGATATTGCTCTTGCAAAAAAACTGGGAGCTGATGGTGTAGTACTTGGTATTCTTCATGCTGACGGACAAGTAAATATTGAGCGGACAAAAGCATTGGTTGATTTCGCATATCCTTTAAAAGTAACATTTCACCGTGCATTTGACCTTACGCCGGATCCTGTAAAAGCGCTCAAAGCTGTCATTGAAACAGGTGCTGAAAGGATATTAACATCAGGCCAGAAACCTTCTGCGATACAGGGAAAAGAACTTTTGGCTAAATTATCAAAAGAAGCCGGCCAGTTAATAGAAATCATGGCAGGAGGCGGAGTAAACCATACCAATGCCGCAGTATTAAAAGAAGCAGGGGTACATGCCTTGCATCTTACTGCAAAAGCATTCCGACCCGGCCGGCAAAAGTTTTTTCCTTCAGATATTTCTATGGCTGGCGAAATACCTGACGAACGTTCCGTACTTTACAGTGACCTTGATCTGATAGAAGCAATTGTTCAGACAGTTTCCGTCTGACGTTTTTTACCAACTGGTCCATTTATCGACATAAAACCTTCTGTATGAAAGTTTTTAAGGCATTTATATCACTTGCTTTCTCTATTAGTTTTGTGTACGTCCTGAACAGATCCTGGGGCCGGATTCCGGCACTTGGTTCCTTTATTAGCCCTTTTGTCGGATTCTGGCAAAACGGAGACAGGCCGGTAGATCCTAAAGAAGAAGTGATCCTAAAACTAGACGGCCTTAAAAATGAGGTTATCATCAGGTTCGATGATACCGGCGTACCGCATATTTTTGCAAAGAATGACTTCGATTTATTTTTTGCGCAGGGTTATATTACAGCAAAGGACAGATTATGGCAAATGGATCTGCAGGTGCGTGCTGCCTCGGGCCGGCTCTCAGAAGTGCTTGGTTCTGCTACCTTAACGTTAGACCAGAAAAGCCGTCGGCTGGGAATGGGTTATGGAGCAGAGGCAAACTTAAAGGTTGCTATGAGCGACAACCGCTCGCGTGAAGTATTGCTTGGTTATTCAGCAGGAGTAAATGCGTATATCAGTCAGCTTACTCCGAAAGCTTTTCCGGTGGAATACAAATTATTGGGATACAGGCCTGAGCCATGGAAACCAATTAATACCATGTATATGCTGGAGCAAATGACTCTTACTCTCGCAGGACGATCTAATGACCTGAATATAACAAATGTCCTGAAAAAATACGGGCAGGAAGTTGTAAACCAATTATTCCCTGATTATCCTATGTTAAGGGAAAGCCCGATCATTCCGGTAGGTACAAAGTGGGATTTCCAGCCATTGCCACTACCAGTTAAAGGTACATTATCACAAGCCAAAGATTCATCTTTAATAAAACTAAAAGGAGTAAGCCAGCCACAATTCCCAGCCAAAAAAATACTAAAATTACCCAAAAGAGATCCTAAAATTGAGGGCTTAGGAAGTAATAACTGGGCAATTTCAGCTGAAAAATCGATTACCGGGTATCCCATCCTGGCCAACGACCCTCATTTGGAATTAACCTTACCTTCGATCTGGTACCAGGTTCAATTGCATTCTCCTGATATGAATGTTTATGGCGTTTCATTACCTGGTATTCCGAGTGTGATTATCGGTTTCAATCAGAACGTAGCCTGGGGCGTAACCAATGTTGATGCAGATGTTTTTGATTTATATAAAATAAAGTTCAGGGATAGTACCAGAGCTTATTACTGGCATGATAACAAATGGAAAGCAACACGTAAACGCGAAGAGCTTATTTATGTAAAAGGCCAGTTGAAACCTATAAAGGAAGAAATTATTTATACGCATCATGGCCCTGTTACTGATGCTGATGACTCAGAAAAAATACCTGATCTGGCTGTGAAATGGATAGGGCATGAAGCCGGAAACAGCTTTCTGACATTTTATGAACTGAATAAGGCCAGAAACTATGAAGATTACCGAAAGGCTTTAAAATACTATGTCGGGCCTGGACAAAACTTTGTTTTTGCTGATAACGGAAAAAATATCGCTATGACTGTCAATGGAAAATTTCCTTTGAAATATAAAGATCAGGGGAAATTTTTGCTGGACGGCTCAAATCCTGATGACGACTGGCATGGCTGGATACCTGCTGAACAAAATCCATATGTAAAGAATCCACCAAGAGGATTTGTCAGTTCAGCTAACCAGTCTTCTACTGATACAACTTATCCGTATTATATCAACTGGATGTTTGCTCAATCAGAAAGAGGCGTTCGTATTAATGAGCGGCTGGCAGCTATGACTAAAGCAAATGCGGATAGTTTGAGAATGTTACAGAATGACAACTTCAGTGTTCTAGGACGTACGATTTTGCCAAAACTATTATCAATCCTTGACTCTGCTTCGCTTAACACCGCTCAAAAAGATGCCGAAACAGCATTATCTGGTTGGAATTATCAGAATAGTCCTGAATCTATCGCAGCATCTATATTCGAAACCTGGATGCCACTACTGCAAAAAGCAATATGGGAAGATGAGTTTAACTCCAATTCCGTCGCATTGGAATTTCCATCCCGTGACCGTACTTTGTTCATGATCTTGTATCAGCCAAATGAAAAATGGTTTGATAATATAAATACAGTTAAAAAAGAAACCCTGCATGATATTGTTGCAGAAAGTTTTAAAGAAACGGTTGATACCATTACTGCAGGCCATGGATTTATGAGCCCGGACTGGCAATGGTCACAGGTAAAAGGCACCGAAATTCGTCATTTAAGCAGAAGACTAAAACCTTTTAACGCTCCATTGCTCAAAACAGGAGGAGGAAGCAGTATTGTCAATGCTATTACAAAAAGGCATGGGCCTTCATGGCGTATGGTCGTACAATTAGGTGCTTCACCAAAAGCTTATGGCATTTATCCGGGCGGGCAATCCGGAAATCCCGGAAGTCCGTATTATCTGAATTTGCTGGAAAAATGGGAAAAAGGCCAGCTGAATGAATTGATTTATCTAACGTTTCCCGACCAGCAGAACCCTCATCTTACATCAAAAATTACGCTTAAAAGCAATTAACAGGACATGAATTTCATTCTTATATTTGTAGTCACTGCCATTTTACAATTTTTTGCACCCTGGTGGACTATCGCACTGGTTCCCTTTTTGGTCAGTTTATGGCAGCCCGCTTCGCCAGTCAGATCTTTTGCAATAAGTTTTGCCTCCATTGCATTGCTATGGTTTACCTACGGATTATATCTTCATATTAATTCAGAAGGTGCTATGTCAAACAAAATTGCTGAAATTTTTTCTTTGCCAAATGGTATACTCCTTCTGCTTGTTACAACTGTTGCAGGTGGTTTGGTGGCAGGTTTTTCTGGTTTGTCCGGTTCCCTGGTACGGCAAACATTTGATAACTAGCCAATAACAAGTCTTGAAATTAATAATACCTACTTTGTACCCACAGCTTCCCGGATATTTATTGTACTTAAACACAAATCATTATCTTTGCGGCTCTTTCAAAAAAAACAATAAAACTTTAAAGACGTGAATAACAATACTTCGTTGATTTGGAACATCGTGCTTACCCTTGCTGTGGCGGTGTTATTCTTTTTGCATTTTTCAGGAAAACCTGAGGCTGGATCGGTAGCAGATGGTGGAGTTGTAGCCGGACGCCGGACAGTTTATGTACAGGTAGATTCCCTTTTGAAAAATTATGATTTTTATAAAGAAACCAAAAAAGAACTTGAAAATAAAAATTTCCAATTGGAAAATGAGCTGAATACAAAAGGAAGATCATTACAAAATGAAGTTGCTTTTTTCAGCAAAAAGCTCAGACAATGACGCCTGAACAAGCTCGTTCCACAGAAGCTC from Dyadobacter sp. NIV53 carries:
- a CDS encoding penicillin acylase family protein is translated as MKVFKAFISLAFSISFVYVLNRSWGRIPALGSFISPFVGFWQNGDRPVDPKEEVILKLDGLKNEVIIRFDDTGVPHIFAKNDFDLFFAQGYITAKDRLWQMDLQVRAASGRLSEVLGSATLTLDQKSRRLGMGYGAEANLKVAMSDNRSREVLLGYSAGVNAYISQLTPKAFPVEYKLLGYRPEPWKPINTMYMLEQMTLTLAGRSNDLNITNVLKKYGQEVVNQLFPDYPMLRESPIIPVGTKWDFQPLPLPVKGTLSQAKDSSLIKLKGVSQPQFPAKKILKLPKRDPKIEGLGSNNWAISAEKSITGYPILANDPHLELTLPSIWYQVQLHSPDMNVYGVSLPGIPSVIIGFNQNVAWGVTNVDADVFDLYKIKFRDSTRAYYWHDNKWKATRKREELIYVKGQLKPIKEEIIYTHHGPVTDADDSEKIPDLAVKWIGHEAGNSFLTFYELNKARNYEDYRKALKYYVGPGQNFVFADNGKNIAMTVNGKFPLKYKDQGKFLLDGSNPDDDWHGWIPAEQNPYVKNPPRGFVSSANQSSTDTTYPYYINWMFAQSERGVRINERLAAMTKANADSLRMLQNDNFSVLGRTILPKLLSILDSASLNTAQKDAETALSGWNYQNSPESIAASIFETWMPLLQKAIWEDEFNSNSVALEFPSRDRTLFMILYQPNEKWFDNINTVKKETLHDIVAESFKETVDTITAGHGFMSPDWQWSQVKGTEIRHLSRRLKPFNAPLLKTGGGSSIVNAITKRHGPSWRMVVQLGASPKAYGIYPGGQSGNPGSPYYLNLLEKWEKGQLNELIYLTFPDQQNPHLTSKITLKSN
- a CDS encoding DUF2795 domain-containing protein — encoded protein: MYWTLELASYLEDAPWPATKDELIDFAIRTGAPLEVVENLQELEDDGQPYESIEEIWPDYPTKDDFFFNEDEY
- a CDS encoding OmpH family outer membrane protein, with amino-acid sequence MNNNTSLIWNIVLTLAVAVLFFLHFSGKPEAGSVADGGVVAGRRTVYVQVDSLLKNYDFYKETKKELENKNFQLENELNTKGRSLQNEVAFFSKKLRQ
- a CDS encoding copper homeostasis protein CutC, which encodes MTIEVCAYSLESCINAQAGGAGRIELCGGLGEGGTTPSAGLIELVREHIQIQLYVMIRPRGGDFVYDVFEEEIMRKDIALAKKLGADGVVLGILHADGQVNIERTKALVDFAYPLKVTFHRAFDLTPDPVKALKAVIETGAERILTSGQKPSAIQGKELLAKLSKEAGQLIEIMAGGGVNHTNAAVLKEAGVHALHLTAKAFRPGRQKFFPSDISMAGEIPDERSVLYSDLDLIEAIVQTVSV